A genomic region of Trifolium pratense cultivar HEN17-A07 linkage group LG3, ARS_RC_1.1, whole genome shotgun sequence contains the following coding sequences:
- the LOC123913722 gene encoding MACPF domain-containing protein NSL1 isoform X2 produces MGFNANTNSYGNVIGLDPQSAAEKAVSVIGQGYNLCSDIRFSACKSRLIQIDNSSNSHTRDLVFPSGVVVHNVPLSIKSDKGDCTRFRSDVLTFNQMSEHFNRQLSLSGKIPSGQFNNMFDMRKCWSRDAASTKSLAFDGWFITLYTVELDRTNITLSETVKKDVPSSWNPVALAEFIEKYGTHVVVGVKMGGKDVVHIKQSKKSDFQPTELQKLLKQLADERFSADSNQSSNVNPAAISAKLKDDYAKLRGQNKNKPPSIVGRPVVKSHSKNDDIVSISVRRGGINVCQPYNQWLSTISQSPDVISMSLVPITSLLKSVPGNGFLSHAVNLYLRYKPAIEELHQFLEFQLPRQWAPMYGDLPLVFDHKYKRNASPSLQFTLMGPKLYVNTVKVDSGNRPVTGIRLYLEGKKNDHLSIHLQHLSEVPGVLEISEDHSYDPIDEPESRGYYEPVKWSMFSHVYTAPVQYNSSRMDESAAIVTKAWFEVKLMGMKKVLFLRLGYSTVASAKIRRSEWDGPSTSSRKSGFFSALMSTKLSKELQSPEKTTKVDINSAIYNAGPPVPTRAPKMLSFVDTKEMVRGPEDPPGYWVVTGAKLCVEGGRISIKAKYSLLTILSEESLM; encoded by the exons ATGGGTTTCAATGCTAATACTAATAGCTATGGAAATGTTATTGGATTGGATCCTCAATCAGCAGCTGAGAAAGCTGTGAGTGTCATTGGTCAAGGATATAATCTATGCAGTGATATAAGATTCTCTGCTTGTAAGTCAAGgttgattcaaattgataaTAGTAGTAATTCACATACAAGGGACCTTGTTTTTCCTTCTGGTGTTGTTGTTCATAATGTTCCCTTATCTATTAAGTCGGATAAAGGTGACTGCACTCGATTTCGCTCTGATGTCCTCACTTTCAATCAG ATGTCTGAGCATTTCAACAGACAGCTATCTTTATCGGGAAAGATTCCATCCGGCCAATTCAATAACATGTTCGACATGAGAAAATGTTGGTCCAGGGATGCAGCTTCCACTAAAAGCCTTGCTTTTGATGGATGGTTCATAACATTGTATACTGTTGAATTAGATAGAACTAACATTACCCTTTCCGAAACTGTGAAAAAAGACGTGCCTTCTTCGTGGAACCCTGTTGCTCTTGCCGA GTTCATTGAAAAGTATGGTACACATGTAGTTGTTGGGGTGAAGATGGGAGGCAAAGATGTAGTTCATATCAAGCAGTCAAAAAAATCGGATTTTCAGCCGACTGAACTGCAGAAATTGCTTAAGCAATTAGCCGACGAGAGGTTTTCCGCAGATTCAAATCAAAGTTCTAATGTCAATCCTGCAGCAATATCAGCAAAACTAaag GATGATTATGCGAAGCTTAGGGGACAGAACAAGAACAAACCTCCGTCGATTGTAGGCAGGCCAGTTGTAAAAAGCCACTCCAAGAATGAT GATATAGTAAGCATTTCGGTTCGAAGGGGAGGTATTAATGTATGTCAACCTTATAACCAGTGGCTATCAACCATATCACAGTCTCCTGATGTAATATCAATGTCTTTGGTTCCTATTACTTCACTACTGAAGTCTGTCCCAGGAAATGGATTTTTAAGTCATGCAGTGAATTTGTATCTTAGAT ATAAACCGGCAATAGAAGAACTTCATCAATTTCTAGAGTTCCAGTTGCCACGACAATGGGCACCGATGTATGGTGATCTGCCGCTTGTATTCGACCATAAGTATAAAAGGAATGCGTCTCCGTCACTTCAGTTCACTCTCATGGGACCAAAACTTTATGTTAATACTGTGAAG GTTGACTCGGGAAACCGGCCTGTAACAGGCATTCGCTTGTACTtggaagggaaaaaaaatgacCACCTATCAATCCATCTCCAGCATCTTTCAGAGGTTCCAGGTGTCCTTGAAATTTCAGAAGATCACAGTTATGATCCTATCGACGAACCTGAAAGCCGAGGCTACTACGAACCGGTGAAGTGGAGCATGTTTTCTCATGTTTACACAGCACCTGTACAATACAATAGCTCAAGAATGGATGAGTCGGCAGCTATTGTAACAAAAGCCTGGTTTGAGGTTAAGCTAATGGGAATGAAGAAAGTTCTTTTCTTAAGACTTGGATACTCAACAGTAGCATCTGCAAAAATTCGCAGATCAGAATGGGACGGACCTTCAACCTCATCAAGAAAGTCAGGATTTTTTTCAGCATTGATGAGTACAAAGCTTAGCAAAGAATTGCAGTCACCTGAGAAAACAACTAAAGTTGACATAAACTCGGCAATTTATAATGCCGGTCCACCTGTTCCAACAAGGGCGCCGAAAATGCTTAGTTTTGTGGACACAAAGGAAATGGTAAGGGGTCCAGAGGATCCACCTGGATATTGGGTTGTCACTGGTGCAAAGCTATGTGTAGAAGGTGGCAGAATCTCAATCAAGGCAAAATATTCGTTGTTGACTATATTGTCCGAAGAATCTTTGATGTAG
- the LOC123913722 gene encoding MACPF domain-containing protein NSL1 isoform X1: protein MGFNANTNSYGNVIGLDPQSAAEKAVSVIGQGYNLCSDIRFSACKSRLIQIDNSSNSHTRDLVFPSGVVVHNVPLSIKSDKGDCTRFRSDVLTFNQMSEHFNRQLSLSGKIPSGQFNNMFDMRKCWSRDAASTKSLAFDGWFITLYTVELDRTNITLSETVKKDVPSSWNPVALAEFIEKYGTHVVVGVKMGGKDVVHIKQSKKSDFQPTELQKLLKQLADERFSADSNQSSNVNPAAISAKLKDDYAKLRGQNKNKPPSIVGRPVVKSHSKNDVSIFFVIFTSLLFLVHLVAILHLTYRSLNLFYEFLFQDIVSISVRRGGINVCQPYNQWLSTISQSPDVISMSLVPITSLLKSVPGNGFLSHAVNLYLRYKPAIEELHQFLEFQLPRQWAPMYGDLPLVFDHKYKRNASPSLQFTLMGPKLYVNTVKVDSGNRPVTGIRLYLEGKKNDHLSIHLQHLSEVPGVLEISEDHSYDPIDEPESRGYYEPVKWSMFSHVYTAPVQYNSSRMDESAAIVTKAWFEVKLMGMKKVLFLRLGYSTVASAKIRRSEWDGPSTSSRKSGFFSALMSTKLSKELQSPEKTTKVDINSAIYNAGPPVPTRAPKMLSFVDTKEMVRGPEDPPGYWVVTGAKLCVEGGRISIKAKYSLLTILSEESLM from the exons ATGGGTTTCAATGCTAATACTAATAGCTATGGAAATGTTATTGGATTGGATCCTCAATCAGCAGCTGAGAAAGCTGTGAGTGTCATTGGTCAAGGATATAATCTATGCAGTGATATAAGATTCTCTGCTTGTAAGTCAAGgttgattcaaattgataaTAGTAGTAATTCACATACAAGGGACCTTGTTTTTCCTTCTGGTGTTGTTGTTCATAATGTTCCCTTATCTATTAAGTCGGATAAAGGTGACTGCACTCGATTTCGCTCTGATGTCCTCACTTTCAATCAG ATGTCTGAGCATTTCAACAGACAGCTATCTTTATCGGGAAAGATTCCATCCGGCCAATTCAATAACATGTTCGACATGAGAAAATGTTGGTCCAGGGATGCAGCTTCCACTAAAAGCCTTGCTTTTGATGGATGGTTCATAACATTGTATACTGTTGAATTAGATAGAACTAACATTACCCTTTCCGAAACTGTGAAAAAAGACGTGCCTTCTTCGTGGAACCCTGTTGCTCTTGCCGA GTTCATTGAAAAGTATGGTACACATGTAGTTGTTGGGGTGAAGATGGGAGGCAAAGATGTAGTTCATATCAAGCAGTCAAAAAAATCGGATTTTCAGCCGACTGAACTGCAGAAATTGCTTAAGCAATTAGCCGACGAGAGGTTTTCCGCAGATTCAAATCAAAGTTCTAATGTCAATCCTGCAGCAATATCAGCAAAACTAaag GATGATTATGCGAAGCTTAGGGGACAGAACAAGAACAAACCTCCGTCGATTGTAGGCAGGCCAGTTGTAAAAAGCCACTCCAAGAATGATGTTAGTATCTTTTTTGTTATCTTTACAAGTTTACTTTTTCTGGTGCACCTTGTAGCTATTTTGCATCTAACATATCGATCCTTGAACTTATTTTATGAATTTCTTTTTCAGGATATAGTAAGCATTTCGGTTCGAAGGGGAGGTATTAATGTATGTCAACCTTATAACCAGTGGCTATCAACCATATCACAGTCTCCTGATGTAATATCAATGTCTTTGGTTCCTATTACTTCACTACTGAAGTCTGTCCCAGGAAATGGATTTTTAAGTCATGCAGTGAATTTGTATCTTAGAT ATAAACCGGCAATAGAAGAACTTCATCAATTTCTAGAGTTCCAGTTGCCACGACAATGGGCACCGATGTATGGTGATCTGCCGCTTGTATTCGACCATAAGTATAAAAGGAATGCGTCTCCGTCACTTCAGTTCACTCTCATGGGACCAAAACTTTATGTTAATACTGTGAAG GTTGACTCGGGAAACCGGCCTGTAACAGGCATTCGCTTGTACTtggaagggaaaaaaaatgacCACCTATCAATCCATCTCCAGCATCTTTCAGAGGTTCCAGGTGTCCTTGAAATTTCAGAAGATCACAGTTATGATCCTATCGACGAACCTGAAAGCCGAGGCTACTACGAACCGGTGAAGTGGAGCATGTTTTCTCATGTTTACACAGCACCTGTACAATACAATAGCTCAAGAATGGATGAGTCGGCAGCTATTGTAACAAAAGCCTGGTTTGAGGTTAAGCTAATGGGAATGAAGAAAGTTCTTTTCTTAAGACTTGGATACTCAACAGTAGCATCTGCAAAAATTCGCAGATCAGAATGGGACGGACCTTCAACCTCATCAAGAAAGTCAGGATTTTTTTCAGCATTGATGAGTACAAAGCTTAGCAAAGAATTGCAGTCACCTGAGAAAACAACTAAAGTTGACATAAACTCGGCAATTTATAATGCCGGTCCACCTGTTCCAACAAGGGCGCCGAAAATGCTTAGTTTTGTGGACACAAAGGAAATGGTAAGGGGTCCAGAGGATCCACCTGGATATTGGGTTGTCACTGGTGCAAAGCTATGTGTAGAAGGTGGCAGAATCTCAATCAAGGCAAAATATTCGTTGTTGACTATATTGTCCGAAGAATCTTTGATGTAG
- the LOC123913723 gene encoding pentatricopeptide repeat-containing protein At2g22070: MQHTVSVLMETPKPHFHSDTYVYLLQSAIKSRDSFTGRFIHARIIKHGLHLSVYLMNNLLNYYSKTTSFTDAHRLFAEIPDRNTFSWNTLLSSYTKGGNIETARRLFDEIPQPDSVSWTTMIVGYNQMGLFNTAIHTFQKMISFGILPTQYTFTNVLGSCVATGNLDIGKKVHSFIVKLGLSGVVPVANSLLNMYAKSGDSLMAKVVFDRMRLRDKSTLNIMISMHMQFGRLEVALSLFDQMIDRDIVSWNSIISGYCHQGHDIKALETFSDMFRSSSLKPDRFTLGSVLSACANLESLKLGKEIHAYIVRSNIDISGALGNALISMYAKSSAVEIARTIVELKGTSSLNVIAFTSLLNGYAKIGDVNPAREIFDSLKCRDVVAWTAMIVGYAQNGLLNDALDLFRLMITEGPRPNNYTLAAVLSVFSSFASLDHGKQLHATAIRLEEVSSVSVGNALITMYSRSGCIKDARKVFNQICTERDTSTWTSMIIALAQHGLGNEATELFEEMLKFNIKPDHITYVGVLSACTHVGLVEQGKRYFNLMKNVHHIEPTPSHYACIIDLFGRAGLIEEACNFIKSMPIEPDVIAWGSLLSSCRVHKNVDLAKVAAEKVLLIDPNNSGAYSALANTYSACGKWDDAAKIRRLMKDREVKKEQGFSWVQIQNKVHIFGVEDALHPQRDAIYQMMSKIWKEIKKMGFTPDTDCVLHDLEQEVKEKILRHHSEKLAIAFALINSPGYTTLRIMKNLRVCNDCHSAIKYISVLVGREIIVRDATRFHHFKDGSCSCQDYW; this comes from the coding sequence ATGCAACACACTGTATCAGTGCTAATGGAGACTCCAAAACCCCACTTTCATTCCGACACATACGTCTATCTTCTTCAATCCGCAATCAAATCCAGAGACTCCTTCACCGGAAGATTCATTCACGCTCGAATCATCAAACATGGTCTTCACCTCAGCGTCTACTTGATGAACAACCTTCTCAATTACTATTCAAAAACCACTTCATTCACCGATGCTCACCGTCTGTTCGCTGAAATTCCCGACCGAAACACATTCTCTTGGAACACCCTTCTCTCTTCCTATACTAAAGGGGGGAACATAGAAACTGCACGCCGTCTGTTTGATGAAATTCCTCAACCAGATTCTGTCTCATGGACTACTATGATAGTTGGGTACAACCAAATGGGTCTTTTTAATACTGCCATTCATACGTTtcaaaaaatgatttcttttggaATTTTGCCGACTCAGTACACGTTTACTAATGTTCTTGGCTCTTGTGTTGCAACTGGGAATTTGGATATTGGTAAGAAGGTTCATTCCTTCATTGTAAAACTCGGGTTATCTGGCGTTGTTCCTGTTGCCAATTCATTGCTTAACATGTATGCAAAGTCCGGTGATTCTTTAATGGCGAAGGTTGTTTTTGATCGTATGAGGCTAAGAGATAAATCAACTTTGAATATTATGATTTCAATGCATATGCAGTTTGGTCGACTTGAAGTTGCTCTTTCCCTCTTTGATCAAATGATTGACCGAGATATTGTCTCATGGAATTCCATCATCTCGGGTTACTGTCATCAGGGACATGACATCAAAGCTCTAGAGACATTTTCTGATATGTTTAGGAGTTCGTCTTTAAAGCCAGATAGGTTCACATTGGGCAGTGTTCTGTCAGCTTGTGCTAATCTTGAAAGCTTGAAACTTGGGAAGGAAATCCATGCATATATTGTACGATCCAATATTGATATATCCGGGGCATTAGGGAATGCCCTTATCTCAATGTATGCAAAATCAAGTGCAGTTGAAATTGCTCGAACAATTGTAGAATTAAAAGGTACTTCAAGTCTTAATGTTATAGCATTCACATCACTTTTGAATGGCTATGCTAAAATTGGGGATGTAAACCCGGCAAGAGAGATATTTGATTCGTTGAAATGTCGCGATGTAGTTGCATGGACTGCCATGATTGTAGGTTATGCACAGAATGGCTTACTTAACGATGCTTTGGATCTATTCAGATTAATGATTACAGAAGGTCCAAGGCCAAACAATTATACCCTAGCAGCTGTATTGAGTGTCTTTTCAAGCTTCGCTTCTTTGGATCATGGTAAACAGCTTCACGCAACTGCAATAAGATTGGAAGAAGTGTCATCAGTTTCTGTGGGTAATGCCTTAATTACCATGTACTCAAGATCCGGATGTATCAAAGATGCAAGGAAAGTATTCAATCAAATATGCACTGAAAGGGATACATCGACTTGGACTTCCATGATTATAGCTCTAGCTCAACATGGTCTAGGAAACGAGGCCACTGAACTGTTTGAAGAGATgctaaaatttaacataaagcCTGATCATATCACTTATGTTGGCGTATTGTCTGCATGTACGCATGTGGGATTGGTAGAGCAGGGTAAGCGTTACTTTAATTTGATGAAAAATGTTCATCACATTGAACCTACCCCTAGCCACTATGCATGCATAATTGACCTATTTGGACGTGCTGGATTGATTGAAGAAGcatgtaattttataaaaagtatGCCTATCGAACCAGATGTTATAGCGTGGGGTTCACTTTTGTCTTCTTGCAGGGTTCATAAAAATGTGGATTTGGCTAAAGTGGCAGCTGAAAAAGTGCTTCTTATTGATCCCAACAATAGTGGGGCTTACTCGGCGCTTGCTAATACTTATTCAGCCTGTGGTAAATGGGACGATGCTGCTAAGATTAGGAGGTTGATGAAGGACAGGGAAGTTAAGAAAGAACAAGGGTTCAGCTGGGTTCAAATCCAGAACAAGGTACATATTTTTGGGGTTGAAGATGCGCTTCACCCACAAAGAGATGCAATATACCAAATGATGTCAAAAATATGGAAGGAGATAAAGAAAATGGGTTTTACTCCGGACACTGATTGTGTATTACATGACCTAGAGCAAGAAGTGAAGGAAAAGATCCTAAGACATCATAGTGAAAAACTGGCTATTGCATTTGCATTAATAAATAGTCCAGGGTATACTACACTGAGGATCATGAAGAACCTTAGAGTTTGTAATGACTGCCATTCTgccataaaatatatttctgtGCTTGTGGGAAGAGAAATTATAGTAAGAGATGCCACACGTTTTCATCATTTCAAAGATGGCTCTTGTTCCTGTCAGGATTACTGGTAG